Proteins from a single region of Nerophis ophidion isolate RoL-2023_Sa linkage group LG10, RoL_Noph_v1.0, whole genome shotgun sequence:
- the LOC133560891 gene encoding uncharacterized protein LOC133560891 yields the protein MSEERRNPTGYGPRHATGGRWQRLVFDGDEDNYELWEVKFLGRMKLEGLKDTILFSGEVDPEKNAECFAELIQFLDDKSLSLVMRDAADDGRKALQILRRHYASDGKPRIISLYNELCSLKKNSEETITDYIIRAEKIVTSLRNTKQVISDELSIAMVLRGLPEPYKPFVIHMTQSNDEVTFVEFKSKLRSYEETEKFEHKPNSDNVMKVDIASATCYGCGNRGHFARNCPHKTTPKWCNYHRSTTHTDETCRRKTKPDSAKQTMEKEEDSKESGTSFVFQASHLVLPDGIKQNGLMVDCGATSHIITEKSKFTRFDETFNPNKHYMELADGTRKNNVALKRGDAVVLLRNTEGKSVPVTLKNALFIPIYPQDFMSVKAATTDGAQVIFEEGQNRLITKEGNTFKLEVHERLYYLKTGSVWSPTDV from the exons atgagtgaagAAAGAAGAAACCCAACAGGTTATGGGCCCAGACATGCAACGGGAGGAAGATGGCAGCGCCTGGTCTTCGATGGAGACGAGGACAACTACGAACTTTGGGAAGTAAAATTTCTTGGTCGCATGAAACTTGAAGGTTTAAAGGACACAATACTTTTCTCTGGTGAAGTAGACCCAGAGAAGAATGCAGAATGTTTTGCAGAGCTAATCCAGTTCCTCGACGACAAAAGTCTCTCGTTGGTGATGAGAGATGCTGCTGACGATGGTCGCAAAGCACTACAAATTTTACGGCGCCATTATGCCAGTGATGGTAAGCCAAGAATTATTTCCCTGTACAACGAATTGTGTTCCCTGAAGAAAAACTCAGAAGAAACTATTACAGACTACATCATTAGAGCCGAAAAGATTGTGACTTCTTTAAGAAATACAAAGCAAGTAATAAGCGATGAGTTGAGCATTGCTATGGTTCTGCGGGGCCTACCGGAACCATACAAACCATTCGTCATTCACATGACACAGAGCAACGATgaagtgacttttgtggagtttaAGAGCAAACTACGAAGCTACGAAGAGACAGAGAAATTTGAACACAAACCAAATTCAGACAACGTAATGAAAGTGGACATAGCGTCAGCAACCTGTTATGGATGTGGGAATCGTGGACATTTTGCGAGAAATTGTCcccacaaaacaacaccaaagtgGTGCAACTATCACAGAAGCACAACACATACAGACGAGACGTGCAGAAGAAAAACCAAGCCTGACTCTGCTAAACAAACTATGGAGAAAGAAGAAGATTCAAAGGAAAGTGGCACCTCCTTTGTGTTCCAAGCCAGTCATTTGGTGCTTCCAGACGGCATCAAACAAAATGGACTGATGGTGGACTGTGGGGCGACGTCACACATAATCACTGAGAAGAGCAAATTTACACGATTTGATGAGACTTTTAACCCAAACAAACACTACATGGAGTTGGCTGATGGAACAAGGAAGAACAACGTGGCTCTGAAGAGAGGCGATGCAGTGGTTCTTCTACGCAACACGGAAGGTAAAAGTGTCCCCGTCACACTGAAGAACGCCTTGTTCATCCCTATCTACCCACAAGACTTCATGTCGGTGAAAGCAGCCACGACTGATGGAGCTCAAGTGATCTTCGAAGAAGGACAAAACCGGCTCATCACAAAAGAAGGAAACACCTTCAAGTTAGAAGTACACGAGAGACTGTACTACCTCAAAACG GGCAGTGTGTGGAGTCCCACAGACGTATAA